The genomic interval GCCCACACAGACCGCACAGAGAAAAAAGATGAAAATCCGGTTAAAGGAAAGGCTCATGCCCTCGGAAAGTTCAATGCCACCCTGCAGCCAGACCGGGGAGTTCGACGGCCGGTTGTCACCGAAAATCAGGCGGATGGTCTGAATCAGTATTAAACCGACGCCATACGTGGCGAGCAGCGATTCAAGCGGCCGTTTATAGAGCCGCCGCACCACCGTCCATTCAATCAGACCGCCGAAGGCGGCCGACATCAGAAACGCCGCCGGCAATGCCAGCACATAATAGATGCTGTTCGGGGAATCCGGCGTATGTCCGAAAAACAGCTGCATGCAGTAAGTCGTGTATGCGCCGATCATCATCATTTCGCCGTGTGCCATATTGATGACACCCATCATGCCGAAGGTCACCGCCAGCCCCAGTGCCATCAACACCAGCACGGAACCGGTGGAAATTCCGGAATTCAGAATATTGAACGTACTGATCAGTCGTTCACGGGCAGTAATCCGGGCCAGCGCGGTTTTCACGGCCGCCGCAACCCCGGGATCATCCATATTTTCGATAAAGGAACGGGCACGGATACTGCGGATTTTTCCAAGCTCTTTCACCGCCGCACGTTTCTCCTCTTCCGATCCAAACCGTAGCTGCAGCAGCGCCAGGCTTTCGTTGGCACTTTTACGGATATTCCGTTTCGGATCGGATTCCGAAAGTTTAAAAAGGGTTTCGCGAAGACCTTCAATATCCTTACCGAGCCCGGAGCGGCGCACCGCTTCCAGCCGCCGGCTGTGATCCGGCGCATGCAGCTCCAGCAGCATAATCGCATTCAGTACATTTTTTCGTTCGCGGCGCGACGGCTCAACCAGCTCCGTTTCCTCGATCGGAACAATCCGCACTGCACCGGATTCATCCTTCAGCGGTTCCCGGCTGAAGAGATCGCCGAGATGAACAAATTCATCCAGATCATCGTTTTCAGTAACCTCCAGCCCCAGAACCAGCTGATCATTCCAGAGATAAAGACTGCCCAGCCGGTAATCCCCGAGAATCCGAATCAGACGCTGATCTCCGGTTTCGACCAGTCTGGCCAGTGTAACCTTTCGATGATCCGCATCCGATGAAGCCAGCGCTTTAAGCAGATTTTCAACCGGATCCGCAACAGCCGTCATTCCGAAAAAACACAGCAGTCCGGTAAAAATAACGTTAAGTTTATTCATGAATTCCAGAGATGGGGAGACATAAGGCTGCCGGGACTCACGCCCCGACAACCCTACTGGAGGAGAGATTATTTTTTCGGACCGCCGGTCGGTGCCGGGAAGTTTCCGTCGGTATGCAGCAGTTTACTGTAGGAATCCGGCTCAACAAGACCGTCGGATTCATACACAATTTTGAACTGACCGTTTTTCAGAATTTCACCCACATACACCGGTTTATAGGTGTGCTGATTACTTTCATGAAATTTCTTTTTACCTCCGGGCGCGTCAAATTCGAGCCCGTAAAGTGCTTCGCGAACCGCATCCACATCGGTGGTTCCCGCTTTTTCGCAGCCCATGGCCCAGGCTTTAACCCCGAAATACGCCGCTTCGATCGGATCATCGGTCACACGGTCT from Verrucomicrobia bacterium S94 carries:
- the urtB gene encoding urea ABC transporter permease subunit UrtB yields the protein MNKLNVIFTGLLCFFGMTAVADPVENLLKALASSDADHRKVTLARLVETGDQRLIRILGDYRLGSLYLWNDQLVLGLEVTENDDLDEFVHLGDLFSREPLKDESGAVRIVPIEETELVEPSRRERKNVLNAIMLLELHAPDHSRRLEAVRRSGLGKDIEGLRETLFKLSESDPKRNIRKSANESLALLQLRFGSEEEKRAAVKELGKIRSIRARSFIENMDDPGVAAAVKTALARITARERLISTFNILNSGISTGSVLVLMALGLAVTFGMMGVINMAHGEMMMIGAYTTYCMQLFFGHTPDSPNSIYYVLALPAAFLMSAAFGGLIEWTVVRRLYKRPLESLLATYGVGLILIQTIRLIFGDNRPSNSPVWLQGGIELSEGMSLSFNRIFIFFLCAVCVGGVVALMRFTSLGLKMRAVIQNRDMAASMGINTRMTDSFTFMLGSGLAGIAGYALTTIGGITPDMGQNYIVDSFLVVVTGGVGNLAGVVCSGMGLGLLNKLLEGTFFGAVWAKIIVLVVVITFIQFKPSGLFAPKGRLADD